A stretch of the Balneola vulgaris DSM 17893 genome encodes the following:
- a CDS encoding DUF3419 family protein, translating into MKKLLSDWWFNTLTSHFLIYNTCWEDPAIDRSLLQMDASSDIFMITSAGDNAFDYLLDDVHSIHSVDLNPYQNDLCELKKAFYITDQVDRLQDLFITGKSKNAINYLSSVKEVLSNSTYAYWKQNIHWFMNDRGFYEHSLSGRFAQLLRLLLHQKGIYEHVIELIHMKGEENRRDFYRTKIYPQLWSGFGQRIWKNEWVLSLAGVPSNQLKGTSGLNRYMKEVIENVFVRQGAQENYFWRLYIEGKYNTQVCPNYLKTEYASQIRAKVNRIKLSTTSTYSALKNSAHTYSHFILLDHMDWFIDKNPKALEQLWRGIIKRAKPGAKILFRSVYPTLDKFPEIVQDHCTLLPIDENYLDMNDRVNTYQRTFLAQVNV; encoded by the coding sequence ATGAAAAAATTGCTCTCTGATTGGTGGTTTAATACACTCACCTCACACTTTCTTATATACAATACATGCTGGGAAGATCCCGCCATTGATAGAAGTTTACTTCAAATGGATGCGAGTAGTGATATTTTTATGATTACAAGTGCTGGAGATAACGCATTCGATTACCTACTCGATGATGTTCACAGTATTCACAGTGTTGACCTAAATCCATATCAAAACGACCTGTGTGAACTTAAAAAAGCATTTTATATAACAGATCAAGTAGACCGTCTGCAAGATTTATTTATTACTGGGAAATCGAAAAACGCTATCAATTATTTAAGCTCTGTTAAAGAGGTCCTATCTAATTCGACTTATGCGTATTGGAAGCAGAACATCCACTGGTTCATGAATGATAGAGGGTTCTATGAGCATAGTTTAAGTGGAAGGTTTGCTCAGCTATTGAGACTACTACTCCATCAAAAAGGAATTTATGAGCATGTGATTGAACTCATCCACATGAAAGGTGAAGAAAATCGTAGGGACTTCTATAGAACTAAAATATACCCGCAGCTCTGGAGTGGGTTTGGCCAAAGAATTTGGAAGAATGAATGGGTATTAAGTTTAGCTGGGGTTCCTAGTAACCAACTAAAAGGCACTTCGGGGCTCAATCGTTATATGAAAGAAGTAATCGAAAACGTTTTTGTTCGCCAAGGAGCACAAGAGAATTATTTCTGGAGGTTGTATATAGAGGGTAAGTACAACACTCAGGTATGCCCTAATTATCTCAAAACAGAGTATGCTTCACAAATCCGTGCTAAAGTAAATCGAATCAAACTAAGTACTACCTCTACCTACTCTGCATTAAAAAACAGCGCTCATACTTATTCTCATTTCATCTTGCTCGATCATATGGATTGGTTTATCGACAAAAATCCTAAAGCACTCGAACAGCTTTGGCGGGGAATCATCAAGCGCGCCAAGCCCGGTGCTAAAATCCTCTTTAGGTCAGTATATCCTACTCTCGATAAATTCCCTGAAATTGTACAAGATCATTGCACTCTCCTCCCCATTGATGAGAACTATCTTGATATGAATGATCGTGTGAACACCTATCAACGTACTTTTCTAGCCCAGGTAAATGTTTAG
- a CDS encoding class I SAM-dependent methyltransferase produces the protein MFRSVDSYYRFHARIYDITRWTILFGRKKLIRLLPNLPNGARILDVGCGTGAHLKWLLEIYPSAQIIAVDQSKEMLKIAKSKIKDDRVTFFQSNVFNLDLGDTKFNLVVGSYSLTIIQQYEKLLPLIHKLLLPNGIVAIVDFDHTPFPWFKKWMKWNHVQLSPELFVRLCELFPKNIRSSKRAYLGLWTYSIFTGFKSHNL, from the coding sequence ATGTTTAGGAGTGTTGATTCATATTATCGATTCCATGCTCGTATCTACGACATTACACGGTGGACGATCCTATTCGGGCGTAAAAAACTCATTCGATTATTACCCAATCTACCTAATGGTGCTCGCATACTCGATGTGGGTTGTGGTACAGGTGCTCATCTAAAATGGCTGCTAGAAATATACCCTTCGGCTCAGATTATAGCAGTAGATCAGTCTAAAGAAATGCTCAAAATTGCTAAATCAAAAATAAAGGATGATAGGGTCACATTTTTTCAGTCTAATGTATTCAACTTAGATTTGGGTGACACCAAATTTAATCTGGTTGTAGGCTCTTACTCGCTTACAATCATACAGCAATATGAGAAACTTTTACCCCTCATTCACAAACTACTCTTGCCAAATGGTATAGTTGCCATTGTTGATTTCGACCATACTCCATTTCCATGGTTCAAAAAATGGATGAAGTGGAATCATGTGCAGCTCTCACCGGAACTTTTTGTGCGTCTTTGCGAGTTATTTCCTAAAAACATACGTAGTAGCAAGAGAGCTTATCTAGGTTTGTGGACATACTCAATATTTACCGGCTTCAAATCACATAATTTGTAA
- a CDS encoding proline dehydrogenase family protein — MQELFSDTKTAFRYKSSHDLRLTKWIFGLMHNYPELVLMLSKLGMNAVEWKLPFANRMIYHTFYKVFCGGVNLEDCKNVVQRLDKYGVKTVLDYGAEAKDSEDEYENVTIEFLKAIRFASGNSAIPIISVKVTAIADFDLLHKYSEHDVIKSTVDQEAWTKVEERFERICEAAYEGKVSVFVDAEESWVQEAIDELVLAMMKKYNHSDPIIYNTYQMYLKSSYERLVHHHTLLQKDEVILGAKIVRGAYMEKEAERAAQFGIENPIQPSKQHTDDAFNEAIDYSFEHYEEIAFCCASHNEESSLRLFERVKESGLQKHPHIMFCQLYGMRDNITFNLAKHGVLTMKYLPYGSVENTFPYLVRRANENTSITSDASKEYVMLKTELDRREI, encoded by the coding sequence ATGCAGGAACTATTCTCTGATACCAAAACAGCGTTCAGATACAAATCATCACACGATCTTAGGCTAACAAAATGGATTTTCGGATTAATGCACAATTATCCGGAATTGGTATTAATGCTCAGTAAGCTTGGCATGAATGCTGTAGAGTGGAAACTCCCTTTTGCTAACAGAATGATCTATCACACTTTCTATAAAGTGTTTTGCGGAGGTGTGAACCTTGAAGATTGTAAAAATGTGGTTCAGCGCTTAGATAAGTATGGTGTTAAAACGGTACTGGATTATGGTGCTGAAGCTAAAGACTCAGAAGATGAATATGAGAATGTAACCATCGAGTTTTTAAAGGCTATTCGCTTCGCATCTGGCAACTCTGCTATCCCCATTATTAGTGTTAAAGTAACAGCGATTGCGGATTTTGATCTCCTTCACAAATACAGTGAACACGATGTAATCAAAAGCACAGTGGATCAAGAAGCATGGACCAAGGTTGAAGAGCGTTTTGAACGTATATGTGAAGCCGCCTATGAAGGAAAAGTAAGTGTTTTTGTAGATGCTGAAGAAAGTTGGGTTCAAGAAGCTATTGATGAGCTCGTACTTGCAATGATGAAAAAGTACAATCATAGCGATCCTATTATCTACAACACTTATCAAATGTATTTGAAGTCGTCGTACGAACGATTAGTACACCATCATACTTTATTACAAAAAGATGAAGTGATACTAGGTGCCAAGATTGTACGTGGTGCTTACATGGAAAAAGAAGCGGAACGAGCTGCACAATTCGGTATCGAAAATCCTATTCAACCATCGAAGCAACATACTGATGATGCCTTCAATGAAGCGATTGATTATAGTTTTGAACACTATGAAGAAATAGCATTCTGCTGTGCTTCACACAACGAGGAAAGCAGTTTACGTCTTTTTGAACGCGTAAAAGAAAGTGGATTGCAGAAACATCCTCATATTATGTTCTGCCAGTTATACGGTATGCGCGATAATATCACATTCAATTTGGCCAAACATGGTGTTCTTACCATGAAATACCTCCCCTATGGCTCAGTTGAAAATACATTCCCGTATCTAGTTCGTCGTGCTAATGAAAATACATCTATTACTAGCGATGCTTCAAAAGAGTATGTGATGTTGAAAACTGAATTAGATCGACGAGAAATTTGA
- a CDS encoding ABC transporter ATP-binding protein: protein MSKNKDSKAVDRKLIRRLYFFIKPYKWFVVLAIALTLGASFLGTVRPKLTQIAVDEHIAINDTEGLLNIILLLGLALLGEFTLQVINTYLTRWFGQGALYSLRNSVFKKIKSLNVQFFDKNPIGRLITRTTSDIEALSQLLSDGVVAIIGDLFRIIFILYFMFSMSWELSLVTIAILPVLFYATFWFKNKVRLAFLDVRDQIARLNSFVQEHINGMDVVQLFNRQEKQLDKFNKINAAHKGAHIETIFYFSIFWPLVEVLASFAMALVVWYGGGRALMGGVTFGVLLAFIQYARQFFMPIRGLSEKFNTLQSALASSERIFNVMDVESEVVETASPVKIEDPKGRIEFKNVWFRYNESGDYILKDVSFVAEPGEAIAIVGATGAGKTTIINLLFRFYDIEKGEITLDGVDIRDLSLADLRSHFGLVLQDNALFSGTIYENITLGNTEITRDEVIEAAHKVEAHRFIEKLPNTYDYKLRERGASLSMGQKQLICFVRALVYNPQILILDEATSSVDSETEALVTEASEKMMQGRTSIVVAHRLSTIQGANRILVMHKGEVRESGSHQELLTKTDGLYKKLYELQYRDQLVED, encoded by the coding sequence TTGAGTAAAAATAAAGATTCAAAAGCCGTCGATAGAAAACTAATTCGGCGGCTTTATTTTTTTATAAAACCCTACAAATGGTTTGTAGTTCTAGCCATCGCCTTAACCTTAGGCGCATCCTTTCTGGGTACCGTTCGGCCTAAACTAACCCAAATTGCTGTTGATGAGCATATCGCTATCAACGACACTGAAGGACTACTGAATATCATATTGTTATTGGGTTTAGCACTTCTAGGTGAATTCACCTTACAAGTGATTAATACCTACCTAACCCGTTGGTTTGGGCAGGGTGCACTCTATTCACTTCGGAACTCCGTATTCAAAAAAATCAAAAGTCTCAACGTTCAGTTTTTTGATAAAAATCCAATTGGCCGATTAATCACGCGAACCACAAGCGACATTGAAGCATTAAGCCAATTATTGTCGGATGGGGTAGTGGCTATTATTGGAGATCTATTCCGAATCATTTTCATTCTTTACTTCATGTTTAGCATGAGCTGGGAATTGAGTTTGGTTACAATTGCCATCTTACCAGTACTATTTTACGCAACCTTCTGGTTTAAGAACAAAGTTCGCTTGGCTTTCTTAGATGTTCGTGATCAAATAGCACGTCTGAATTCATTTGTTCAAGAGCATATAAATGGCATGGATGTGGTGCAGTTGTTCAACCGTCAGGAAAAGCAGTTAGATAAATTCAATAAGATTAATGCAGCACATAAAGGTGCGCATATTGAAACCATATTCTATTTCTCCATTTTTTGGCCCTTAGTTGAAGTATTAGCAAGTTTTGCAATGGCTCTTGTGGTTTGGTATGGGGGCGGTAGAGCATTGATGGGCGGAGTTACCTTTGGGGTACTTCTTGCCTTTATTCAGTACGCACGTCAATTCTTTATGCCAATTCGAGGGTTATCTGAAAAGTTTAATACTCTGCAATCAGCGCTCGCATCTTCTGAACGAATTTTTAATGTAATGGATGTGGAAAGTGAGGTTGTTGAAACTGCTTCACCCGTAAAAATTGAAGATCCCAAAGGACGCATAGAATTTAAAAATGTGTGGTTCCGCTATAATGAATCGGGCGATTATATTCTTAAAGATGTTTCTTTTGTTGCTGAACCCGGTGAGGCTATTGCCATTGTTGGAGCTACTGGTGCAGGGAAAACAACAATCATTAACTTGTTGTTTAGATTCTACGATATTGAAAAAGGGGAGATAACCTTAGATGGGGTGGATATAAGAGATCTTAGTTTAGCTGATCTTCGATCGCATTTTGGATTAGTACTCCAAGATAATGCTCTCTTTTCAGGTACTATATATGAAAACATTACATTGGGCAATACGGAGATTACTCGCGATGAGGTGATAGAAGCCGCACATAAAGTGGAAGCGCATCGCTTTATAGAAAAACTTCCGAATACCTATGATTATAAATTACGTGAGCGTGGAGCTTCATTATCGATGGGGCAGAAGCAATTGATTTGCTTTGTACGTGCACTGGTTTATAATCCTCAGATCTTAATTCTGGATGAAGCTACTTCAAGTGTAGACTCTGAAACTGAAGCACTAGTTACTGAAGCTAGTGAGAAGATGATGCAAGGTAGAACATCCATTGTAGTGGCTCATCGATTGTCTACTATTCAAGGTGCGAATCGTATTCTTGTAATGCACAAAGGGGAAGTAAGAGAGTCGGGTTCCCACCAAGAACTACTCACCAAAACCGATGGCCTGTACAAGAAGCTTTATGAGCTACAGTATCGTGATCAGCTAGTTGAAGACTAA
- the rnz gene encoding ribonuclease Z has translation MIVVPLGVASATPTAVRHLPAVALWREGSVFLFDCGENAQMRMLQAGIKRSKIECIFISHFDVDHYSGLIGLLSTLQLQRRDKPLRMVGPKGLQEYIEWNLKFSDIEIGFEIIFIEVEHDTDAAVVIDEEDYIVEARALKHRRFCLGYRFQEKDKPGKVNAELANELGVTKDEDFKALKNGEDITLDDGTEVKSVDIVGHPRPGDSFAYVTDTEYCPNAVKLALNTNILYHEATFSDSLADKASETGHSSAKDAARVATEAQTKLLVIGHFSARYTNPHVLLKEARDGFYPAWLANELRPIYTDPSHERGILTAKVELRDLTKSNDSRGGGGRSGGHRGRSGGGGGYRSNDRGGGNRNFRPRRSSGGGGGYRSNDRRSSGGGGGGYRSRDNNRSDGGGYNSRSNDGGGYRSRNRNHRDSSSSGRSSDNKWNSDSNRSYSSRSSYDDQDRF, from the coding sequence ATGATAGTAGTTCCATTAGGAGTAGCCTCAGCAACCCCAACAGCGGTTCGGCATTTACCAGCAGTAGCATTATGGAGAGAAGGAAGTGTATTTCTTTTTGATTGTGGCGAAAACGCCCAAATGCGTATGCTTCAAGCCGGTATTAAGCGTTCAAAAATAGAATGCATCTTTATTTCACATTTTGATGTTGATCATTATTCAGGGTTAATCGGGTTATTATCCACTTTACAATTACAACGCCGTGATAAGCCATTGAGAATGGTAGGCCCAAAAGGACTTCAAGAGTATATTGAATGGAATTTGAAGTTCTCGGACATCGAAATCGGTTTCGAAATTATTTTTATTGAAGTTGAGCACGACACGGATGCCGCTGTTGTTATCGATGAAGAAGATTATATAGTTGAAGCTCGTGCTCTTAAGCACCGTAGATTTTGCCTAGGTTACCGTTTCCAAGAAAAAGATAAGCCTGGTAAAGTAAACGCTGAGTTAGCAAACGAATTAGGTGTAACAAAAGACGAAGACTTCAAAGCCCTTAAAAATGGGGAAGACATCACTCTTGATGACGGCACTGAAGTTAAATCAGTAGACATTGTAGGTCATCCACGTCCAGGGGATAGTTTTGCTTACGTTACTGATACCGAGTATTGCCCAAATGCAGTTAAACTCGCACTGAATACCAATATCCTTTATCACGAAGCTACTTTTAGTGATAGCTTAGCGGATAAAGCATCAGAAACGGGTCACTCTTCAGCTAAAGATGCAGCTCGAGTTGCAACTGAAGCACAAACTAAGTTATTAGTGATTGGCCATTTCTCAGCGCGTTATACCAATCCACATGTGCTATTAAAAGAAGCTAGAGATGGGTTCTATCCAGCTTGGTTAGCAAATGAATTGCGACCAATTTATACAGATCCTTCTCATGAGCGCGGAATTTTGACCGCTAAAGTAGAGTTAAGAGACTTAACGAAATCAAATGACAGCCGTGGTGGCGGTGGCCGCAGTGGTGGACATCGTGGGCGTAGCGGTGGTGGCGGTGGTTACCGTAGTAACGACCGTGGTGGTGGAAATCGCAATTTCAGACCTCGTCGTAGTTCAGGCGGTGGTGGAGGCTATAGAAGCAACGATCGCAGAAGTAGTGGCGGCGGTGGCGGTGGTTACCGAAGCCGTGATAACAATCGAAGTGATGGTGGTGGATATAACAGCCGTAGCAATGATGGCGGAGGCTATAGAAGCCGAAACAGAAACCATCGTGACAGCTCAAGCAGTGGACGAAGTAGTGATAACAAGTGGAATTCAGATTCTAACCGCTCATACTCATCTCGTTCATCATACGACGATCAAGATAGATTCTAA
- a CDS encoding ABC transporter ATP-binding protein, translating into MGALKQLNSYLKKYRVSLISGILFLTGANFFLVWIPVLIRKTMDEVENLNEANVEAGNNLFETLFSTEAGWILAENAGYLLGSVALYGILLFATRQTLIVSSRKVEFDMRNEILQKLMSLPQRFYAKYSSGEIYVRATEDVNKVREYYGPVIMYSINTLTRAAFVITMMYIVSSDLMFWALIPLPFISIFAYWITGYIHKHSTIIQEQYSRLSGQANETFSSIRLIIAYNRIDNEQSKFEALSEDYRKKKLRLDMIESLFHPSLNFLIGISLLIVIWQGGMMVIEGSLTIGNIAEFLIYVAYLTWPVAALGYTTNRFQKSLASWNRIAEVLDRPVEIESINDIKDDGVFKGDIEFKNVSFAYPDTESKVLKDVSFKIRAGEQIAFVGRTGSGKTTLVQVIPRLFDPTEGEVLIDGRNVKEVELDQLRASIGFVPQDTFLFSDTIGENISFGSEHATPEMIENAAEKAQVRDNILDFEKKFETILGERGITLSGGQKQRTAIARALIKDPRILIFDDSLSAVDTKTEEAILSHLKNELSGRTTIMISHRISTIKNADRIYYLKDGNIVESGTHQELLDMEGHYTSMYNKQILEQELAEI; encoded by the coding sequence TTGGGAGCTCTAAAACAACTTAATAGTTATCTAAAGAAGTATAGGGTTTCTCTCATCTCAGGCATCCTGTTTCTAACAGGCGCTAATTTCTTCCTCGTTTGGATACCAGTGCTCATCCGTAAAACCATGGATGAAGTAGAAAATCTAAACGAGGCTAATGTTGAAGCAGGCAACAACCTATTTGAAACGCTCTTTTCTACTGAAGCAGGATGGATACTCGCTGAAAACGCAGGGTATCTCCTAGGATCAGTTGCACTCTACGGAATTTTATTATTCGCTACACGCCAAACACTCATCGTTTCATCGCGGAAAGTTGAGTTCGATATGCGAAATGAAATCCTCCAAAAGCTAATGAGTCTTCCGCAACGATTCTACGCTAAGTACTCATCAGGAGAGATTTATGTACGAGCCACTGAAGATGTAAACAAGGTAAGAGAGTACTATGGCCCTGTTATCATGTATAGCATCAACACTTTAACACGGGCTGCTTTTGTAATCACAATGATGTACATCGTCAGCTCCGATCTGATGTTTTGGGCATTGATACCATTGCCATTCATATCGATATTTGCCTATTGGATAACGGGGTATATCCATAAACACTCTACCATCATTCAAGAGCAATATTCTAGACTATCGGGGCAGGCTAACGAGACCTTCTCATCCATACGCTTAATAATAGCCTATAACCGCATTGACAACGAGCAATCTAAGTTTGAAGCTTTAAGTGAAGACTATCGAAAGAAAAAGCTTCGATTAGATATGATAGAATCACTCTTTCACCCATCCCTAAACTTTTTGATCGGTATATCACTCCTGATCGTAATTTGGCAGGGCGGGATGATGGTAATAGAAGGAAGTTTGACAATCGGTAATATTGCTGAGTTTCTTATCTATGTAGCATACTTAACCTGGCCCGTAGCAGCACTTGGCTACACCACGAATCGTTTTCAAAAGTCCCTTGCCTCATGGAACAGAATCGCCGAAGTTTTAGATCGACCAGTCGAAATTGAATCTATCAATGATATCAAAGATGATGGAGTGTTTAAAGGGGATATAGAATTCAAGAATGTGAGTTTTGCGTACCCAGATACAGAATCGAAAGTGTTAAAAGATGTGAGCTTCAAGATTAGGGCAGGGGAGCAAATCGCTTTTGTGGGACGTACAGGATCAGGCAAAACAACCCTCGTACAGGTAATACCGCGCTTATTCGACCCTACGGAAGGGGAAGTTCTTATAGATGGCCGAAATGTAAAAGAAGTTGAATTAGATCAATTAAGAGCATCTATAGGTTTTGTTCCACAGGATACATTCTTATTTTCGGATACGATTGGCGAAAATATATCGTTTGGTAGTGAACATGCCACTCCTGAAATGATTGAAAACGCTGCTGAGAAGGCTCAAGTGCGAGATAATATTTTGGATTTTGAAAAAAAATTCGAGACTATCCTAGGTGAACGAGGGATAACATTATCGGGTGGGCAGAAGCAAAGAACAGCAATAGCACGGGCTCTGATAAAAGATCCCCGAATATTAATTTTTGATGACTCACTAAGTGCCGTAGACACTAAAACAGAGGAAGCGATTCTTAGTCATTTAAAAAACGAATTGAGTGGCAGAACGACTATTATGATTAGTCACAGAATATCGACTATTAAAAATGCCGATAGAATCTATTATCTAAAGGATGGTAATATCGTAGAAAGCGGTACCCATCAAGAACTTTTAGATATGGAAGGACATTATACAAGCATGTATAACAAACAAATACTAGAACAAGAATTAGCGGAAATATAA
- a CDS encoding NAD(P)/FAD-dependent oxidoreductase, translated as MKIAIIGAGVAGLTAGRILAEAGHEVMVYEKSRGLGGRLATRYAGENNQTKVDHGLPYIEETSEKIQPMLQNLVNKGKLVPFSGPFMHLNEAGELSQFYPTKKRYVAPMGMNQVGKELARYVDVQTNTKVSGVTHIGEDRTKKRSWMLNFPTGDAVNVDAVVIATPSKQAYAILNTTIDEVATLKLLREVDAVEYDPCFSLMVGYGDADVPEWSMMECDHPIIASITNEVSKRGESTECSFVIQTTAEFARANKDASKEAVEEEILDALGEITGGWSTLPAWSELHFWRYSKAINPLPYPFMEVVGNDAPIALIGSYMNGDSVESAYLSGLALGQFWSDKFKD; from the coding sequence ATGAAGATCGCAATTATAGGAGCGGGTGTTGCAGGATTGACAGCCGGACGAATTTTAGCTGAAGCCGGACACGAAGTAATGGTATATGAAAAAAGCAGAGGCCTTGGTGGTCGTTTAGCTACAAGATATGCCGGTGAAAACAACCAAACGAAAGTAGACCACGGTTTACCTTACATCGAAGAAACTTCAGAGAAAATTCAACCAATGCTTCAAAATTTGGTGAATAAAGGGAAATTAGTTCCTTTTTCAGGTCCTTTTATGCACCTTAATGAAGCAGGTGAGTTGAGTCAGTTTTACCCAACTAAGAAGAGATACGTTGCCCCTATGGGGATGAATCAAGTTGGTAAAGAGTTAGCGCGTTATGTGGATGTTCAAACCAACACAAAAGTGAGTGGAGTTACTCACATTGGTGAAGATCGCACTAAGAAAAGATCTTGGATGTTAAATTTCCCAACGGGCGATGCAGTAAATGTAGATGCCGTGGTAATAGCAACTCCTTCTAAACAAGCGTATGCTATCTTAAACACAACTATTGATGAAGTGGCAACCCTTAAGTTGCTACGAGAAGTTGATGCCGTTGAATACGATCCTTGTTTCTCGTTAATGGTTGGTTACGGTGATGCCGATGTTCCAGAATGGAGCATGATGGAATGTGATCACCCAATTATCGCTTCTATAACCAACGAAGTTTCGAAAAGAGGGGAAAGCACAGAGTGTTCGTTTGTAATTCAAACTACCGCTGAATTTGCTCGCGCAAACAAAGATGCTTCAAAAGAAGCTGTAGAAGAAGAAATACTCGATGCCCTTGGTGAAATTACCGGTGGGTGGAGTACACTTCCAGCTTGGAGTGAATTACACTTCTGGAGATACAGCAAAGCCATTAACCCACTTCCTTATCCTTTTATGGAAGTTGTAGGGAATGATGCACCGATAGCATTGATTGGTAGTTATATGAATGGTGATTCTGTTGAATCAGCCTATCTATCAGGTTTAGCATTAGGACAATTCTGGTCTGATAAATTCAAAGATTAG
- a CDS encoding acyclic terpene utilization AtuA family protein → MKEFIRIASGQGFWGDLPIAPVNQAKKGPIDYLVMDYLAEVTMSIMQKQKIRNPEWGYARDFVGVVEQVLPEIRDKGIKVISNAGGVNPEACKDEILKIAREQGYKNLKVAVVDGDNILPQIDELIADGHQLNNMETGEPITTVKDHLLSANIYFGCRPIVEALKQGADVIITGRVTDTGLTLAPMIHEFGWDYEDYDKMSVGTIAGHILECGAQSSGGNFTDWEKVEDFTDIGFPIVEAYPNGEFFVTKHEGTGGLVNAMTVKEQLLYEIGDPKDYITPDVIADFTSIKVEDVAKNRVRVHGITGFKETDSYKVSASYNDGYKLSATLVYSWPDALKKAQKGAEILEKRAEALGLNLTEFHKEYIGYNGVGEKPVDNTDSVDDLDEIQMRVSVTGPDKADLNRFGMEIAPLILTGPSGVTGFAGGRPKASDVVAYWPALLAKDAVQPRVTVYEI, encoded by the coding sequence GTGAAAGAATTTATTAGAATTGCATCGGGACAAGGCTTTTGGGGAGATCTACCCATAGCCCCAGTTAATCAAGCAAAAAAAGGCCCAATCGATTACCTCGTAATGGATTACTTAGCTGAAGTAACCATGTCGATAATGCAAAAACAAAAAATTCGAAATCCTGAATGGGGATACGCTCGCGACTTCGTGGGTGTGGTTGAGCAAGTACTTCCAGAAATCCGCGATAAAGGGATTAAAGTTATCAGCAATGCAGGTGGGGTGAACCCAGAAGCTTGTAAGGATGAAATCCTTAAGATTGCACGTGAACAAGGCTACAAGAATTTAAAAGTAGCGGTAGTAGATGGAGATAACATCCTTCCACAAATTGATGAATTGATTGCCGATGGACATCAATTAAACAATATGGAAACGGGCGAGCCTATCACCACCGTTAAAGATCACCTATTGAGTGCAAATATCTATTTTGGATGTCGACCCATTGTTGAAGCTCTAAAGCAGGGTGCAGATGTAATTATCACAGGCCGAGTTACGGATACAGGACTTACACTCGCACCTATGATTCATGAATTTGGTTGGGATTACGAAGATTATGATAAGATGTCGGTAGGTACCATCGCAGGTCATATTCTTGAATGTGGTGCTCAGTCATCAGGGGGTAATTTCACGGATTGGGAAAAAGTAGAAGACTTCACAGATATCGGTTTCCCAATTGTAGAAGCCTATCCTAATGGTGAATTTTTTGTAACCAAGCACGAAGGAACAGGCGGCTTGGTAAATGCAATGACAGTGAAAGAACAGTTGCTGTATGAAATTGGTGACCCGAAAGACTATATCACACCCGATGTTATTGCAGACTTCACTTCAATTAAAGTAGAAGATGTTGCTAAAAATCGTGTTCGAGTACACGGTATTACTGGATTCAAAGAAACAGATTCATATAAAGTATCAGCGAGTTATAACGACGGATATAAATTATCAGCAACCTTAGTATATTCTTGGCCAGATGCTTTAAAGAAAGCTCAGAAGGGTGCAGAGATACTTGAAAAAAGAGCGGAAGCTTTAGGTTTAAATCTTACCGAGTTTCATAAAGAATACATCGGCTATAACGGAGTGGGTGAAAAACCAGTAGATAATACTGATTCTGTTGATGACCTAGATGAAATTCAAATGAGAGTTTCTGTAACGGGGCCAGATAAAGCTGATTTAAATAGATTCGGCATGGAAATAGCTCCATTGATTTTAACAGGCCCAAGTGGCGTTACAGGCTTTGCCGGTGGTCGCCCAAAAGCGAGTGATGTAGTAGCATACTGGCCGGCGCTATTAGCCAAAGATGCAGTTCAACCAAGAGTAACTGTTTACGAAATTTAA